Below is a genomic region from Trichocoleus sp..
GCGGCAGTTTGGACGGTTGACAGTGATGGGGATCAGCAGGGAGTCGTGGGGCGGGTTTATACAATTCCTGACGCTGCAAACCGGGCACCCACTGATCTCGCAATTACACCTGCCCAAGTCAATGAAAATACTGCCACTGGCACCGTCGTCGGGACGTTTGGGACAACAGACCCAGACAGCGGCAATACCTTTACATACAGCTTTGTTACAGGCACAGGTGACACCGACAACGGTTCATTTACGATCGACAACACAACAGGGCAATTAAAGCTCAATGTTGTTCCCGACTTTGAAACAAAATCCAGCTACTCGATTCGGGTTAGAACCACTGATCAGGGCAATCTCAGCTTCGAGAAAGTTTTGACGATCGGGATTCAGAATATCAACGAAGCGCCAACGGATATTGCATTAAGCGCCAACAGCGTTGATGAAAATTTGCCGATCGGCAGCGTGGTCGGCGCATTTAGCACTGTTGATCAAGATGCTGGAGATAGCTTTACCTATAGTCTAGTTACAGGCACAGGCAGCACTGACAACGGTTTATTTACGATCGATAACACCACTGGGCAACTAAAGCTCAATGTTGTTCCCAACTTTGAGACGAAAAACAGTTACTCGATCCGAGTTCGCTCCAGAGATCAGGGCGGACTAACCACAGAGAAAGTCTTTGCAATCACGGTCAAGAACGTTAATGAAGCGCCATCTGACATCACACTCAGCGCCAACAACGTTGATGAGAATCAGCCGATCGGTACAGTGGTTGGTACGCTCAGCACAGCCGATCCAGATGCGTCGAGCAGCTTTACCTACAGTCTCGTTACTGGAACCGGAAGTACAGACAACAGTTCGTTTACGATCGACCCCACAACAGGGCAATTAAAGCTCAATGCTATCCCTGATTTTGAAACAAAATCTACCTACTCAATTCGGGTTCAATCAACCGATCAAGGTGGGCTTTCGACTCAAAAAGTCTTCACGATCAACATTAAAGATGTCAATGAAACCCCCACCGACGTCGCCCTGAGCGCCAATCGCGTTGATGAAAATGTGGCGATCGGCACAGTGGTTGGCACCTTAAGCACAACCGACCCCGATGCAGGTGATAGCTTTACCTACAGTCTCGTTACTGGAACCGGGAGTACAGACAATAGTTCGTTTACGATCGACTCCACCACCGGACAACTCAAAATTAACGTCGTTCCTGACTTTGAGACGCAGCCTACCTACTCGATTCGAGTCAAATCAGCCGATCAGGCAGGTCTTTTCACAGAAAAGGTTCTGACAATTGCCGTTAATAACCTAAATGATGCCCCGCAAGACATTAGCCTCAGCTCTACCAACGTTAATGAAAATGTCCCTGCGGGTTCACTGATTGGCACATTCAGCACAACTGACCCAGATCCATCCAATACCTTTACATATAGTCTGACTGCTGGAACAGGCAGCACTGACAACGGTTTATTTACGATCGATCCCGCCACCGGACAGCTCAAGATCAGTGCTTCGCCCAACTTTGAAACGAAGAACAGCTATGCGATTCGGGTCAGAAGTACCGATCAGGATGGAAAGTTTTTTGAGAAGACTTTTACGGTCGGCGTAAATGATGTCAATGAAATTCCTACAGGCCTGAGCCTCAGCCCAACCAACATTCAGGAAGGGGTCGCAATTGGTTCGATCGTTGGGGCGTTTAACACAGCTGATCCTGATACCTCTGACAGCTTCACCTATAGCCTTGTGAGTGGCACAGGCAGTACAGATAATAGTGCCTTCACGATCGATCCGGTCACTGGACAACTGAAAGTGAATGTTGTCCCTGATTTCGAGACCAAACCAAGCTACTCGATTCGAGTCAAAACCACTGATCGCGGCAACAATACCTTCGAGAAAGCTTTTACCATCACGATCGATGATCAACCGGACATACCAACTGATATTGGTCTGAGTCCGAGCAGTGTGGCTGAGAATACGGCGATCGGCACTGTGGTGGGCACGCTTAGCTCAACCGATCAAGATGCAAATGATACCTTCACCTATAGTTTAGTTACTGGAACAGGCAGCACCGATAACAGTGCCTTCACCATCGATCCCGTCACGGGGGAATTGAAGCTGAATGTTGTTCCAAATTACAGTAACAAAAGCAGCTATTCCATCCGCGTTCGCACAACAGACTCAACCAACCTGTCCTATGAGAAGGTTCTGACGGTTACCGTCATTGATCCAAACAGCACAAATCGCCCTCCCACGGATCTCAGCCTCAGCCCCACTGCAATTAATGAAAACAGTCCGACTGGTTCTCTGATTGGGACAGCCAGCACAACAGACCCCAACAGCGGTGATAGTTTCACCTACAGCTTAGTCAGCGGCGCAGGCAGTACAGATAATGGCTTGTTTACGATCGATCCGACAACAGGACAACTGAAAGCAAACTTCGTTCCAGACTTTGAGACGAAGAGCAGCTACTCCATTCGCGTCAGGACAGCCGATCAGGGAAATCTGACGTTTGAGAAGTCATTTACCATCAACGTTAACAACCAACCGGATGCGCCGACTGATATTAGCCTGAGTCCGAGCAGCGTGGCTGAGAATAAGGCGATCGGCAGCGTGGTGGGGGCGTTTAGCTCAGTTGATCAAGATACGGGTGATACTTTCACCTATAGTTTGGTGACGGGAACAGGCAGTACTGATAACAGTGCCTTTACCATCGACCCCACGACCGGACAATTAAAACTCAATGTCGTCCCTGACTTCGAGGGCAAGCCAAGCTATTCGATTCGAGTCAGAACAACTGATCAAACGAATCGAACCTTCGAGAAGCAATTCACAGTCAACATTACTGATCAGCCCGAGCAGCCAACTGACCTGAGCTTAAGCGCAAATACTGTCAACGACGGGGCTACGGTTGGTTCGTTGGTTGGTACAGTCACAACAGCTGATCAAGACACGGGTGATAGCTTCACCTATAGCCTGGTTTCAGGGACAGGCAGCACCGACAATAGTGCCTTCACCATCGACCCCGCTACTGGACAGCTAAAGCTCAACACGACCTCAGACTACAGCAGCCAGAACAGCTATTCAATTCGCGTTAAAACTACAGATTCAACGAATCTTTCATTCGAGAAAGTATTCACCATTAGTGTTTTAGACAATAGCGCGAATAGACCGCCGACAAATATCGGTCTAAGCACGAACACAGTTAACGAAACCAGTCCGGTTGGTTCTCTCGTTGGTACGTTCACAACAGATGATCCCAATGCAGGTGATAGCTTCACCTATAGTTTGGTGACGGGCACAGGCAGTACAGATAATAGTGCCTTCACGATCGATCCAACGACTGGACAATTAAAACTGAATGTTGTCCCTGACTTCGAGACAAAGAACAGCTATGCAATTCGCGTCAGAACGACCGATCAAGGCAACAAGTTCTTTGAGAAGGCATTCACCGTTAATGTCAATGACCTACCAGAGGCACCAACCAATCTCACACTGACGCCAAATCAGGTTGATGAAAATGTCACTGCAGGGACGATCGTTGGTACGCTCTCTAGCACTGACCCTGATGCTGCTGGCTCCTTCACCTATAGCCTCGTCACAGGCACTGGCAGCACTGATAATAATGCCTTCACCATCGATCCAACGACTGGACAACTCAAGATTAATGTAGTTCCTAACTTCGAGGCTAAACCAACCTACTCCATCCGAGTCCAAACAAAAGACTCAACCGGGCTCATCTTCGAGAAGGCTCTAACCGTTGGCATCAAGAACGTTAACGAAACGCCAACCAATCTTAGCCTCAGTACCACGAATGTGGATGAAGGTGTCCCTTCTGGAACCGTTGTTGGCGGATTTGCTACCACTGACCCTGACACGGGCAACACCTTCACCTATAGTCTCGTTACAGGCACAGGCAGCACTGATAATAGTGCCTTCACCATCGACTCTACTGGACAACTAAAGGTTAACTTCGTTCCTGACTACAACACAAAGAACAGTTATGCAATTCGAGTCAGGACAACTGACCAGGGTGGCTTGTTCTTCGAGAAGCAATTCACCGTTAATGTTGTTAATCTGCCAGATGCCCCAACTGATATTAGTCTGACCCCAAATCAGGTTGATGAAAATGTCACTACAGGGACGATCGTCGGTACATTTGGCTCAGTAGATCCAAGTGGCGGTACGTTTACCTATAGCCTCGTCACAGGCACAGGTAGCACTGATAATAGTGCCTTCACCATCGATCCAACGACTGGACAACTCAAGATTAATGTAGTTCCTAACTTTGAGGCTAAACCAAGCTACTCCATTCGAGTCCAAACAAAAGACGACACAGGGCTGACTTTTGAGAAGGCTTTAACTGTTGGCATCAAGGACGTTAACGAAACACCAACCGATGTCAGTTTAATCTCAAATAGCGTTAACGAAAGAGTCCCTGTCGGTACAGTTGTGAGTGGCTTTAGCACCACTGACCCTGACACTGGTAATACCTTCGCCTACAGTCTCGTTACAGGCGCAGGCAGCACTGATAATAGTGCCTTTACTATCGATCCCACGACTGGACAATTAAAGGTTAACTTCGTTCCTGACTACAACACAAAGAACAGCTATGCAATTCGAGTCAGAACAACTGACCAGGGTGGCTTGTTCTTCGAGAAGCAATTCACGGTTAATGTTGTTGATCTGCCAGATGCTCCAACTGATATTAGTCTGACGCCAAATCAGGTTGATGAAAATGTCACTGCAGGGACGATCGTTGGTACACTCTCTAGCACTGACCCTGATGCTGCTGGCTCTTTTACCTATAGCCTCGTCACAGGCACTGGCAGCACTGATAATAGTGCCTTCACCATTGATCCAGTCACAGGACAACTCAAGATTAATGTTGTTCCTAACTTCGAGGCTAAACCAACCTACTCCATCCGAGTCCAAACAAAAGACTCAACCGGACTCATCTTCGAGAAGGCTCTAACCGTTGGCATCAAGAACGTTAATGAAACGCCAACTAATCTTAGTCTCAGTACCACTAATGTGGATGAAGGCGTCCCTTCTGGAACCGTTGTTGGCGGATTTGCTACCACTGACCCTGACACGGGCAACACCTTCACTTACAGTCTCGCTGCAGGCACAGGCAGCACTGATAATAGTGCCTTCACCATTGATCCAACAACTGGACAGCTGAAGGTTAACTTTGTTCCTGACTACAACACAAAGAACAGCTATGCAATTCGAGTCAGAACAACTGACCAGGGTGGCTTGTTCTTCGAGAAGCAATTCACAGTTAATGTTGTTAATCTGCCAGATGCCCCAACTGATATTAGTCTGACCCCAAATCAGGTTAATGAAAACGTCACTACAGGGACGATCGTCGGTACATTTGGCTCGGTAGATCCGGATGGCGGTAGCTTTCTCTACAGTCTGGTCAGTGGCACAGGCAGCACCGACAACGGCTTATTTACGATCGACTCTGCTGGACAACTCAAGCTCAACTTTGTCCCCGATTTCGAGACGAAGAACAGCTATTCGATCCGCGTCAGAACAACGGATTCAACCGGACTTTCCATTGAGAAAGCCTTCACGATTGGGATTAAGGATGTCAATGAAACACCAACTGATATCAGTCTCAGTCCTACCAGCGTCAATGAAGCCTCTCCGATCGGCACAGTCGTTGGTACGTTAGGTACAACCGATCCAGACAGCAACGATAAGTTTACTTACAGTCTGGTTGCAGGTACAGGCAACACCGATAATAGCAGCTTCACGATCGACCCAACGACCGGACAGCTAAAGCTCAACTTTGTGCCCGATTTTGAGACGAAGAACAGCTACTCGATCCGCGTCAGAACAACGGATCAGGGCAGCCTCAGCTTTGAAAAAGTTTTTACTGTCAATATCACAGACAAGCAAGAGACCCCGACCGACCTTATCCTTGCTCCCAGCAGCATTAATGAGAATGTGGCGAGTGGCTCTTTGGTTGGAACGCTCAGCACGGTTGATCCCGATCGAGGAGATGTCTTCACCTATAGTCTGGTGACGGGCACAGGCAGCAACGACAATAACCTGTTTACGGTCGATAGCCAAACGGGGCAACTCAAAGTCAACTTTGTGCCCGACTTTGAAACAAAACCCACTTACTCGATTCGCGTCCGCACGACCGACTCTGCTGGGCTCTTCTTCGAGAAAGCATTGACCGTTAATATTGCCAACCTCAACGAGCCACCCAACAGCCTCACCTTAAGCAGCACCGCAATCGACGAAGAAGTCCCTGCAAATACGCTAGTTGGGACGATCAGTGCTAATGATCCTGAAGGTGGAAACCTGACTTACAGCCTAGTGCAAGGATTTGGCGATAACGCAGCCTTCACCATTAACGGCAATCGCTTACTCATTAATAGTTCGCCTGACTACGAAGCAAAATCTGCTTACTCAATTCAAATTGCAGTTACAGATGCAGGTGGACTCAGCCAAATCAAAAATTTTGCGATCAACGTCCGCAACGTCAATGAAGCTCCGACAGTTAGCACTACAAGCGGCTCTGTCTCTTACACCGAAAATGCAGCAGCTATCACAATCGACCCGACTCTCAACCTCAGCGACCCCGATAGTACCAACCTGACGCAAGCCACTGTTTCGATTCAGGGCTACAACAATCAGCAAGACCAACTCAGCTTCACTAGCCCTACCGGAAGCGGCATCAGCGGCAGTTTCAATGCGACGACTGGCATTCTCACGCTACAGGGCACTGCAACTCTAGCAGCCTATCAAGCAGCGCTGCGATCGGTTGTCTACAAGAACCTCAGTGATGCACCTAGTGCGACTCCTCGCGCCATTCGATTCAGCGTCAACGATGGTTCTCTAACCAGTAACACGGCGGTTCGTACCGTTCAAATTATTCCAGTCAACGATGTCCCCGTTGTCACACCGTCGGTATCGTCGCTCACCGTGACGGCTGGAGAGAGAGTCACGCCACTCGATCCCAACCTGTCAGTTACAGATGTTGATAACACTCAACTCGCAGGTGTAACTGTCACGCTGAATGGATACATCGCCAAAGAAGACACTCTACTCTTTAGTGATCAGAGCGGAATTGTAGGCAGCTTCAACGCCATAAATGGTGTCCTGACCTTATCCGGTAACGCTTCCGTTGCAGCCTATCAAACAGCACTGCGATCGATTCTCTACCTCAACAGCAGCGATCGACCCACAACCACTCCGCGTCTGATTACCATCAGTGCCAATGACGGTTCGAGCAGCAGTGACCCTAATGCCGCACAGATTCCGATTCAGTTTAAAGAAGTCACTGCCGTTCCGGTTATTGATTTAAACGGTGGGGGAGCCGGAAACGATTTCAGCAATACCTTTGTGATCGCGGGTCCAGCCGTTGCAGTCACTTCTACAGAGGCACGTTTGACGGATACGGGTAGCTCTGTTCTGACTGCGGCACAGGTCAAAATCTCGAACTTATTTGATCCGCAGAATGAAGAATTGCAGGTTGACCCTAGTGGAACGGGCATCAGCACAAGCTACGATCGCACCACCGGAACCTTAACCCTGACTGGAGCTGCACCACTCAGCAGCTATTTGAATGTCTTACGAAGCATCAAATATCAAAACCACGCAGCAAACCCCGATCGCACAACTCGCGTCATTCTCTTCTCGGTTAGTGATGGCACAGGACGCAGCGAACCAGCACAGACCACCATCCAAATGACCGATATGAAGCTGAACGACGGTACAGACGGCAATGATCAAATGATCACAACGCCTGCAATCGATCGCATTCACGCTTTAGGCGGCGATGACAAGGTTACTTCTATCCTGGCAAACCTTCAGCAAAACGATGTGATTGACGGTGGCGGCGGCAAAGATACCTTTGTCCTCACAGATGGCACAGGCAGTGCCTTGATTGATATTACCAACCCGGTTAACCAGATCAGCGGCATTTTTACGAACAACACCACGATCGCTAACTTTGAGAACTTTGATTTTGCAGGCTTCCAGGGTAATGTCACGCTGATTGGCAGCAATGACAGCAATACTGTGATTAGTGGTGCAGGAGGCGATAATTTATCAGGTGGGGCAGGGGACGATCGTCTCGTCAGCAATGCAGGCAGCGACAGACTGGATGGCGGTTTGGGCAACGACGTTCTCGAAGGCGGTTTGGGGGATGACCTCTACATTGTTGATAGCCCGAATGATCAGGTCATTGAAGGACTCAACGCCGGGTTTGACATCATTTCTGCCTCAACCAGCTATACCCTGCCCAATCACGTTGAAGAGTTAGACCTGACAGGCTTTGCTGTTGTCGGAACTGGCAATGCCCTTGACAATACGATCGTTGGCAATGACGCAAACAACCTACTCAACGGCAATCTGGGGGCTGACCTGCTCATCGGTAATGCAGGCAACGATAGCTTATGGGGCGACAACGGTGATGATGAACTGATTGGCGGAACCGGAAACGATACGCTCGTGGGTGGAGATGGCAACGATCGCCTTGATGGCGGTCAGGGCAGAGATCGTCTGACAGGTGGCACAGGCAAAGATACTTTTGTCTTGAGCAGTTCCCAGAAACAGAGCCGCGATGTCATCACTGACTTTAACTCCAAGGACGACACGATCGTTATCTCTCGCAGCAGTTTCAGCAGCCGTCTCAAACGGGGCAAAGTTAGAGCTAATGCCTTTGCGCTAGGCAATCACGCCTTCGACACTAAAGATCGATTCATCTACAACAGCAAAACCGGATCACTCTTCTTCGACATCGACGGCATCGGTGGAGCAAAACAAGTCCAGATTGCTCAAGTAAGCCGAAACGCGACGTTGAATCGATCGGATATTGTGGTCATGCCTTAATGGGGGTAGTGGGTAGCAGATAGATAGTAGCAGATATGTATTTATGATTTGAGGCATCCAGTTGCATTAATCACTCGATCGCCTCAATACAATCTGGGCTATCGTTTTTGGGACTATTGACCACAGAACTAACGGGATATCGAATCAAGGGAAGCTGATCGATCGGTTGGAGAAGGGACTGTAATCGATCGCTGTCTTGTACGGTTGGGTCGAGCCAGAAGTCATAATCGGTGGGCTGCAGAATGACGGGCATTCGATCGTGAATGGGTTGCAGGACATCATTTGCGGTCGTGGTGATGATGGTGCAAGATTCGATGGTGTCACCTTCAGCACTTTCCCAATGTTCCCAGAGCCCGGCGAATCCAAAGGGCTGATGATCTTCTGTACAGAAATAGTAGGGCTGTTTTTTGCGATCGACCTGGTGCCACTCATAAAACCCATCTGCAATGACGAGGCAACGCCGTTTGCGAAAAGCAGTTCGGAAGCTCGGTTTTTCTGGCACAGTTTCGGCTCTGGCATTGATCATTTTTGCCCCAATCGCTGGATCTTGTGACCAGGAAGGAATTAAGCCCCAGTAAAGCAAGGTGC
It encodes:
- a CDS encoding cadherin domain-containing protein → MPANPGNEFLVNSHTPLNQRTYAGGTSGTFFDSFGDGARSMRSIAMDANGNFVVAWSSVGQDNPAFDRQWGIYAQRFDKTGAPNGSSFLVNTIISFNQVAPSVAMNAAGDFAITWSSNAGSNQDDTNGYGVYTRFYSADGTAKTASETRVNTVTTANQFNSMIAMDADDDATSANDGGYVISWTSQNQDGDGNGVFAQRYDKNGAKAGSEITVNTLGGQITGAQQNSAIAMADDGSFVVVWESDQGSSQGDASGWGIFAQRFDALGNAQGSIISINQYTTGDQRLPSVAMKSDGSFVVAWTSVDQIAGGGQDIFYRRFDNQGNAIDSTDISANGISSTSPYGPDNTFVPGAQTDPIVSMSPNGDFLISWSSNDAAAPGVYVRRFSGSTGKPLSGGDGDLIHVNTALYGTASTPYSSVAASNNSFAAVWTVDSDGDQQGVVGRVYTIPDAANRAPTDLAITPAQVNENTATGTVVGTFGTTDPDSGNTFTYSFVTGTGDTDNGSFTIDNTTGQLKLNVVPDFETKSSYSIRVRTTDQGNLSFEKVLTIGIQNINEAPTDIALSANSVDENLPIGSVVGAFSTVDQDAGDSFTYSLVTGTGSTDNGLFTIDNTTGQLKLNVVPNFETKNSYSIRVRSRDQGGLTTEKVFAITVKNVNEAPSDITLSANNVDENQPIGTVVGTLSTADPDASSSFTYSLVTGTGSTDNSSFTIDPTTGQLKLNAIPDFETKSTYSIRVQSTDQGGLSTQKVFTINIKDVNETPTDVALSANRVDENVAIGTVVGTLSTTDPDAGDSFTYSLVTGTGSTDNSSFTIDSTTGQLKINVVPDFETQPTYSIRVKSADQAGLFTEKVLTIAVNNLNDAPQDISLSSTNVNENVPAGSLIGTFSTTDPDPSNTFTYSLTAGTGSTDNGLFTIDPATGQLKISASPNFETKNSYAIRVRSTDQDGKFFEKTFTVGVNDVNEIPTGLSLSPTNIQEGVAIGSIVGAFNTADPDTSDSFTYSLVSGTGSTDNSAFTIDPVTGQLKVNVVPDFETKPSYSIRVKTTDRGNNTFEKAFTITIDDQPDIPTDIGLSPSSVAENTAIGTVVGTLSSTDQDANDTFTYSLVTGTGSTDNSAFTIDPVTGELKLNVVPNYSNKSSYSIRVRTTDSTNLSYEKVLTVTVIDPNSTNRPPTDLSLSPTAINENSPTGSLIGTASTTDPNSGDSFTYSLVSGAGSTDNGLFTIDPTTGQLKANFVPDFETKSSYSIRVRTADQGNLTFEKSFTINVNNQPDAPTDISLSPSSVAENKAIGSVVGAFSSVDQDTGDTFTYSLVTGTGSTDNSAFTIDPTTGQLKLNVVPDFEGKPSYSIRVRTTDQTNRTFEKQFTVNITDQPEQPTDLSLSANTVNDGATVGSLVGTVTTADQDTGDSFTYSLVSGTGSTDNSAFTIDPATGQLKLNTTSDYSSQNSYSIRVKTTDSTNLSFEKVFTISVLDNSANRPPTNIGLSTNTVNETSPVGSLVGTFTTDDPNAGDSFTYSLVTGTGSTDNSAFTIDPTTGQLKLNVVPDFETKNSYAIRVRTTDQGNKFFEKAFTVNVNDLPEAPTNLTLTPNQVDENVTAGTIVGTLSSTDPDAAGSFTYSLVTGTGSTDNNAFTIDPTTGQLKINVVPNFEAKPTYSIRVQTKDSTGLIFEKALTVGIKNVNETPTNLSLSTTNVDEGVPSGTVVGGFATTDPDTGNTFTYSLVTGTGSTDNSAFTIDSTGQLKVNFVPDYNTKNSYAIRVRTTDQGGLFFEKQFTVNVVNLPDAPTDISLTPNQVDENVTTGTIVGTFGSVDPSGGTFTYSLVTGTGSTDNSAFTIDPTTGQLKINVVPNFEAKPSYSIRVQTKDDTGLTFEKALTVGIKDVNETPTDVSLISNSVNERVPVGTVVSGFSTTDPDTGNTFAYSLVTGAGSTDNSAFTIDPTTGQLKVNFVPDYNTKNSYAIRVRTTDQGGLFFEKQFTVNVVDLPDAPTDISLTPNQVDENVTAGTIVGTLSSTDPDAAGSFTYSLVTGTGSTDNSAFTIDPVTGQLKINVVPNFEAKPTYSIRVQTKDSTGLIFEKALTVGIKNVNETPTNLSLSTTNVDEGVPSGTVVGGFATTDPDTGNTFTYSLAAGTGSTDNSAFTIDPTTGQLKVNFVPDYNTKNSYAIRVRTTDQGGLFFEKQFTVNVVNLPDAPTDISLTPNQVNENVTTGTIVGTFGSVDPDGGSFLYSLVSGTGSTDNGLFTIDSAGQLKLNFVPDFETKNSYSIRVRTTDSTGLSIEKAFTIGIKDVNETPTDISLSPTSVNEASPIGTVVGTLGTTDPDSNDKFTYSLVAGTGNTDNSSFTIDPTTGQLKLNFVPDFETKNSYSIRVRTTDQGSLSFEKVFTVNITDKQETPTDLILAPSSINENVASGSLVGTLSTVDPDRGDVFTYSLVTGTGSNDNNLFTVDSQTGQLKVNFVPDFETKPTYSIRVRTTDSAGLFFEKALTVNIANLNEPPNSLTLSSTAIDEEVPANTLVGTISANDPEGGNLTYSLVQGFGDNAAFTINGNRLLINSSPDYEAKSAYSIQIAVTDAGGLSQIKNFAINVRNVNEAPTVSTTSGSVSYTENAAAITIDPTLNLSDPDSTNLTQATVSIQGYNNQQDQLSFTSPTGSGISGSFNATTGILTLQGTATLAAYQAALRSVVYKNLSDAPSATPRAIRFSVNDGSLTSNTAVRTVQIIPVNDVPVVTPSVSSLTVTAGERVTPLDPNLSVTDVDNTQLAGVTVTLNGYIAKEDTLLFSDQSGIVGSFNAINGVLTLSGNASVAAYQTALRSILYLNSSDRPTTTPRLITISANDGSSSSDPNAAQIPIQFKEVTAVPVIDLNGGGAGNDFSNTFVIAGPAVAVTSTEARLTDTGSSVLTAAQVKISNLFDPQNEELQVDPSGTGISTSYDRTTGTLTLTGAAPLSSYLNVLRSIKYQNHAANPDRTTRVILFSVSDGTGRSEPAQTTIQMTDMKLNDGTDGNDQMITTPAIDRIHALGGDDKVTSILANLQQNDVIDGGGGKDTFVLTDGTGSALIDITNPVNQISGIFTNNTTIANFENFDFAGFQGNVTLIGSNDSNTVISGAGGDNLSGGAGDDRLVSNAGSDRLDGGLGNDVLEGGLGDDLYIVDSPNDQVIEGLNAGFDIISASTSYTLPNHVEELDLTGFAVVGTGNALDNTIVGNDANNLLNGNLGADLLIGNAGNDSLWGDNGDDELIGGTGNDTLVGGDGNDRLDGGQGRDRLTGGTGKDTFVLSSSQKQSRDVITDFNSKDDTIVISRSSFSSRLKRGKVRANAFALGNHAFDTKDRFIYNSKTGSLFFDIDGIGGAKQVQIAQVSRNATLNRSDIVVMP
- a CDS encoding SOS response-associated peptidase, coding for MCGRYTLAQTAERIAAAFDVADVPSMPPRYNIAPTQPIPVVRSHPQTHDRQCTLLYWGLIPSWSQDPAIGAKMINARAETVPEKPSFRTAFRKRRCLVIADGFYEWHQVDRKKQPYYFCTEDHQPFGFAGLWEHWESAEGDTIESCTIITTTANDVLQPIHDRMPVILQPTDYDFWLDPTVQDSDRLQSLLQPIDQLPLIRYPVSSVVNSPKNDSPDCIEAIE